The Litchfieldia alkalitelluris genome has a window encoding:
- a CDS encoding ribonuclease J has protein sequence MDLASNKKILSIFALGGLFEIGKNMYAIQYENDIVVIDCGNKFPDESLLGIDLIVPDVSYLVENKDKIRALIVTHGHEDHIGGVPYFLKKLNVPVYATRFTLGLIELKLTEHKLLRETELVEINSSSKLLLGNMDVSFFKVNHSIPDCLGIVFNTPEGNIVHTGDFKFDLTPANDEHSDIHRMAEIGNQGVLLLLSESTNAERPGATPSEQMVGDHVEEAFRKATRKVILSTFASNINRVQQVVDAAHKTNRKLALLGRSMVNVVDVAMERGYLHVPDNMLIDQKQINDLPPEQVAILCTGSQGEPMAALSRLSTGNFRGVEILPEDTVIFAAGPIPGNERNVTRIVDNLFLLGAKVIYGSGKGMHVSGHGYQEDLKLMLTLMKPKYFIPIHGEYRMLHLHKQLAESVGVEEGNTFVLNNGDVVDIEEKVARQTRKVHAGNTYVDGIGVGEVGEIVLRDRKQLSEDGMLVTILTMSKNDKKMISQPDTISRGFVYVRNSEELLREIDRLILKTVNDLQKANKNQWNEIKQNIKRSVGQYIFAETKKKPMILPIIIEV, from the coding sequence ATGGATTTGGCTAGTAATAAAAAGATATTATCTATTTTCGCTTTAGGTGGATTATTTGAGATTGGTAAAAACATGTATGCCATTCAATATGAAAATGACATAGTCGTTATTGATTGTGGAAATAAATTTCCGGATGAAAGCTTATTAGGAATCGATCTTATTGTTCCTGATGTTTCATACTTAGTTGAGAATAAAGATAAAATTAGAGCTTTAATCGTCACCCACGGACATGAAGATCATATTGGTGGTGTCCCATACTTTTTAAAAAAATTAAACGTACCTGTTTATGCAACCCGCTTTACCTTAGGTTTAATTGAGCTAAAATTGACGGAACACAAACTTCTAAGGGAAACTGAATTAGTGGAAATAAACTCATCATCAAAATTGTTATTAGGAAATATGGATGTAAGTTTCTTTAAAGTAAATCACAGTATTCCGGATTGCCTTGGAATCGTGTTCAACACCCCTGAGGGAAATATTGTACATACGGGAGACTTTAAATTCGATTTAACCCCTGCAAATGACGAGCATTCTGATATTCACAGAATGGCTGAGATTGGTAATCAAGGCGTATTACTTTTATTGTCAGAAAGTACGAACGCCGAACGTCCAGGTGCTACTCCTTCAGAACAGATGGTAGGGGACCATGTGGAAGAGGCCTTTAGAAAAGCAACACGCAAAGTCATTTTGTCTACCTTTGCGTCAAACATAAATCGTGTTCAACAAGTGGTTGATGCAGCTCATAAGACGAATCGGAAACTTGCATTACTAGGAAGAAGTATGGTCAATGTTGTTGATGTAGCAATGGAACGAGGATATTTACATGTTCCTGATAACATGTTAATTGATCAAAAACAAATTAATGACCTTCCACCTGAACAGGTTGCTATTTTATGTACCGGGAGTCAAGGTGAACCCATGGCAGCTCTTTCTAGACTATCAACTGGTAATTTCCGAGGAGTTGAAATTTTACCAGAAGATACAGTCATCTTTGCAGCAGGTCCAATCCCTGGGAATGAACGTAATGTTACTCGAATTGTAGATAACTTATTTTTGTTAGGAGCCAAAGTAATTTATGGATCAGGAAAAGGAATGCACGTTTCAGGACATGGATATCAGGAAGACCTGAAGTTGATGCTTACCTTAATGAAACCAAAGTATTTTATCCCAATTCACGGAGAATATCGAATGTTGCATTTGCACAAACAACTTGCAGAATCCGTAGGAGTTGAGGAAGGCAACACATTTGTCCTTAATAATGGAGATGTCGTTGATATTGAGGAAAAAGTGGCTAGACAAACTCGAAAAGTGCATGCAGGCAATACCTATGTAGATGGAATTGGGGTTGGTGAGGTCGGAGAAATTGTTTTAAGAGACCGTAAACAATTATCTGAAGACGGAATGCTTGTTACTATTCTAACAATGAGTAAAAACGATAAAAAGATGATATCTCAACCTGATACAATTTCTCGAGGATTTGTATATGTAAGAAACTCTGAAGAATTATTAAGGGAAATAGATCGCCTAATTTTAAAGACGGTAAATGACTTACAAAAAGCTAATAAAAATCAGTGGAATGAAATCAAACAAAACATCAAAAGATCCGTGGGACAATATATCTTTGCTGAAACAAAGAAAAAACCTATGATTTTACCGATTATTATTGAGGTTTAA
- a CDS encoding NRDE family protein — protein sequence MCLINFAYKTDDNYQLIVSANRDEFYNRPTAPASYWNDAKHVLAGRDLEKMGTWMGVTKTGRFAALTNYRDPNENGNKRTRGELVSQFLIKEEHPESYLKNIQLNREQYPGFNLILGDIHSLYFYSNVQNEIILLKPGIYGLSNHLLDTPWPKVQRGKDGIKMCLTNPPSDMKECLFSTLQYADSAPDEQLPTTGISMDWERKLSPLFIKTPEYGTRSSTVLFMNHESVMYTERVYDNGNFEESEFSFKIEG from the coding sequence ATGTGTTTAATCAATTTCGCATATAAAACCGATGATAATTATCAGTTAATAGTGTCTGCTAATCGAGATGAATTTTACAACAGACCAACGGCCCCTGCTAGTTATTGGAATGATGCAAAGCATGTGTTAGCAGGAAGAGATTTAGAAAAAATGGGTACATGGATGGGTGTTACTAAAACCGGTCGGTTTGCTGCTCTAACCAATTATAGAGACCCCAATGAGAATGGCAATAAACGAACTCGTGGTGAATTAGTCAGTCAATTTTTAATAAAGGAAGAACACCCGGAAAGCTATTTAAAAAACATCCAACTTAACAGAGAGCAATATCCTGGGTTTAATCTAATCCTTGGAGATATACATAGTCTTTATTTTTACTCCAATGTGCAAAATGAGATTATATTATTAAAACCAGGTATTTATGGTTTAAGTAACCATTTATTAGATACACCATGGCCTAAAGTACAACGAGGCAAAGATGGAATAAAAATGTGCTTAACAAACCCACCCTCAGATATGAAGGAATGCTTGTTCTCAACTCTTCAATACGCAGATTCAGCTCCGGATGAACAGTTACCTACAACAGGTATATCTATGGATTGGGAGCGAAAGCTATCACCCCTGTTTATTAAAACCCCTGAGTATGGAACAAGGTCCTCCACCGTTTTGTTTATGAATCATGAGAGTGTGATGTATACCGAAAGAGTATATGATAATGGAAACTTTGAAGAGTCGGAGTTTTCTTTTAAAATAGAAGGCTAA
- a CDS encoding electron transfer flavoprotein subunit beta/FixA family protein, with protein MLHIVACIKQVPDTKIIKMNPKTNTMDRSSAPAILNPYDAHAVEEAVRIRDRYGGTVSVITMGPPPAVKAIKKCIEIGADEGYMISDRAFAGADTLATSYAITKAIEKISEIKPVDLIICGKMTIDGDTGQVGPGIARRLDIPPLTSVKKVVEVNKEEGYAIVQRKLEDGYEVIQSSLPCLFSVEKTINEVPYSSFPNMLKAALYHPTIWSVNDLNDIDRKQLGLKGSPTIVSKVWAPAKPEGGKILEGHPREQVGQILSVILEKKELFREDA; from the coding sequence ATGCTACATATCGTTGCATGTATAAAACAGGTACCTGACACAAAAATCATCAAAATGAATCCAAAAACAAACACGATGGACAGAAGCAGCGCACCCGCTATTTTGAATCCTTATGATGCTCATGCGGTCGAAGAGGCTGTCCGAATTAGGGATCGATATGGTGGAACAGTTTCTGTTATCACAATGGGACCACCACCAGCCGTAAAAGCAATCAAAAAGTGTATTGAAATCGGTGCAGACGAAGGTTACATGATTTCTGATCGTGCATTTGCAGGAGCCGACACGTTAGCCACCAGCTATGCTATCACAAAAGCGATTGAAAAGATTTCTGAAATAAAACCAGTTGACCTTATTATTTGTGGAAAGATGACCATTGATGGTGACACTGGACAAGTCGGACCGGGAATTGCAAGACGTCTAGATATTCCACCCCTTACTTCTGTGAAAAAAGTGGTTGAGGTTAATAAAGAGGAAGGTTATGCAATTGTTCAACGAAAGCTGGAGGATGGATATGAAGTAATTCAATCAAGCTTACCTTGTTTATTCTCAGTGGAAAAAACAATCAATGAAGTTCCTTACTCCTCTTTTCCGAATATGCTTAAAGCAGCTCTTTATCATCCTACCATTTGGTCTGTGAATGATTTAAATGATATCGACCGAAAACAACTAGGTTTAAAAGGTTCTCCAACTATTGTTTCTAAAGTCTGGGCGCCCGCAAAACCCGAGGGTGGAAAAATACTTGAGGGTCATCCGAGAGAGCAGGTTGGACAAATACTCTCTGTGATTCTTGAGAAAAAAGAATTGTTTAGGGAGGATGCCTGA
- a CDS encoding alpha/beta hydrolase has protein sequence MLHTKIEITQQQETASLITYILNNPSNSNHKRPMIVICPGGGYQHTSDREGEPVAIRFNSMGYHTCVLKYSVKPSVFPTALCQLAKAVGLIREHSEEWNVDSNKIIILGFSAGGHLAGSLGVFWNKEILLNLLPYPNEQIKPNGLILSYPVITSGNYAHRGSIEALLGTHSTSEEFLELFSLDKQVSIDTPPTFLWHTYTDAAVPVQNSFLFANALLNHSIPLEMHVYPKGIHGLSLGTEETRVKDNEYSIQPEVTNWVEMADKWVRGLQV, from the coding sequence ATGTTACATACAAAAATAGAAATAACTCAACAGCAGGAGACCGCTTCTTTAATTACTTATATTCTAAACAACCCATCAAACTCTAACCATAAACGACCAATGATTGTTATATGTCCTGGAGGCGGGTACCAACATACATCCGATCGAGAGGGAGAGCCTGTTGCTATTCGCTTCAACAGTATGGGGTATCATACATGTGTTTTAAAATATAGTGTAAAGCCCTCTGTCTTTCCTACCGCTCTTTGTCAATTAGCAAAAGCAGTTGGTTTGATTCGTGAACATAGTGAAGAATGGAATGTAGATTCCAACAAAATTATCATTTTAGGGTTTTCAGCAGGTGGTCATTTAGCAGGTAGTCTAGGTGTGTTTTGGAATAAGGAGATATTATTAAATTTACTTCCTTACCCTAATGAACAAATAAAACCAAACGGGTTAATATTATCTTATCCAGTGATTACTTCCGGAAACTATGCTCATCGAGGTAGTATTGAGGCGCTATTAGGAACTCATTCTACTAGCGAAGAATTTCTTGAACTCTTCTCATTAGATAAACAGGTTTCTATCGATACCCCACCTACATTCTTGTGGCATACCTATACTGATGCAGCCGTTCCCGTTCAGAATAGTTTTTTGTTTGCAAACGCACTATTAAATCACAGCATTCCTCTTGAAATGCATGTTTACCCAAAAGGGATACACGGTTTGTCACTTGGTACAGAAGAAACTAGAGTAAAAGATAATGAATACTCTATACAACCTGAAGTCACAAATTGGGTTGAAATGGCGGATAAGTGGGTTAGGGGTTTACAAGTTTAA
- a CDS encoding ferredoxin family protein → MSEQNKGQSIEEKQYLVRFNADTKSHLHVKDTDICMTKCPDKICTIFCPAEIYKWEDIRMHIGYEGCHECGSCRIGCPHQNIKWEYPKGGHGIVFRLG, encoded by the coding sequence ATGAGCGAACAGAACAAAGGTCAATCCATCGAAGAAAAACAATACCTTGTTCGGTTTAACGCAGATACAAAATCACATCTTCATGTAAAAGACACCGACATATGTATGACTAAGTGTCCTGATAAAATTTGCACCATATTCTGTCCAGCAGAAATTTACAAATGGGAAGATATTCGAATGCATATCGGTTATGAAGGCTGTCATGAGTGTGGGAGCTGTAGAATTGGGTGCCCTCATCAGAATATTAAATGGGAGTATCCAAAAGGTGGCCATGGGATTGTGTTTAGGTTAGGGTAA
- a CDS encoding DUF3892 domain-containing protein codes for MENKNFEEVYQEYRQQGTIDAKAEATSDSNSELEHIVAVRKNEEDDIIAFKTNSGRELDYLTALDEAKAGKIAHVDVFHKYGRDIIRSEPDGIKDNNLDQLPTF; via the coding sequence ATGGAAAACAAAAACTTTGAAGAAGTTTATCAGGAATACAGACAACAAGGAACTATTGATGCGAAGGCTGAGGCAACTTCAGACAGTAATTCCGAATTAGAACATATTGTTGCAGTCCGTAAGAATGAAGAAGATGATATTATTGCTTTTAAAACGAACTCTGGAAGAGAGTTAGATTATCTTACTGCTCTTGATGAGGCAAAAGCGGGTAAGATTGCACATGTTGATGTATTCCACAAATATGGAAGGGATATCATTAGAAGTGAACCAGATGGGATAAAAGACAATAACCTAGACCAATTACCAACATTTTAA
- a CDS encoding DUF1540 domain-containing protein: protein MPKVEVSCAISNCTFYGEGNVCTAEKIMVELDSHSRYDTEMSSELGEKNHIDEADNSAETCCKTFKPKK from the coding sequence GTGCCTAAAGTAGAAGTGTCCTGTGCTATTTCAAATTGCACCTTTTATGGAGAAGGTAATGTTTGTACTGCCGAAAAAATCATGGTCGAATTGGACAGCCATTCAAGATACGATACAGAAATGTCCTCCGAATTAGGTGAAAAAAACCATATTGATGAAGCAGACAATTCAGCTGAAACTTGTTGCAAGACATTTAAACCAAAAAAGTAA
- a CDS encoding ABC transporter substrate-binding protein translates to MTVNPEEGSPVGSINVVDSSPLNWLYTLFHAVEEAVGADHQGRIIPSLAKKVHWVDETTLELELRKGVRFHNNEPFNADYVLRAFNEIKPWIAPHPPGTWVNLPDGTRLEKEDLYKVRYYFPKPEGLALGKLRAHHFTNMLFWNQLGFGYKKLGTAEGHW, encoded by the coding sequence ATGACTGTTAATCCAGAGGAAGGCTCCCCTGTTGGTTCAATTAACGTAGTTGACTCTTCACCATTAAACTGGCTATATACGTTATTTCATGCAGTGGAAGAGGCTGTTGGTGCAGATCATCAGGGGAGAATTATACCCTCTTTAGCAAAGAAAGTTCATTGGGTTGATGAAACAACGCTTGAACTAGAATTAAGAAAAGGTGTGCGTTTTCATAACAACGAGCCCTTCAACGCGGATTATGTTCTTCGTGCGTTCAATGAAATAAAGCCTTGGATTGCCCCACACCCACCAGGTACTTGGGTCAACCTTCCTGATGGTACAAGACTTGAAAAGGAAGATTTGTATAAGGTTCGTTATTACTTTCCAAAACCAGAGGGCTTAGCTCTTGGGAAACTGCGAGCACACCATTTCACCAATATGCTTTTTTGGAATCAACTTGGTTTCGGATATAAAAAACTTGGTACAGCTGAAGGTCATTGGTGA
- a CDS encoding CueP family metal-binding protein — protein MKRKIFAVIGLAFVSVATYMFVANDESTSIENENIKEMVLDFSVGNIKEGQSASISSHQLVVTDSDGSQLSYDISNENFFVSIAPYVDQTHPUTIHNLTGCQGELVNEEFDIYIEDEDGNVIMDETSKSHSNGFIDLWLPRDKKLHVTIGHDGKTVQSKISTFKDDNTCITTMQLKEVKNS, from the coding sequence GTGAAACGAAAAATCTTTGCGGTTATAGGATTAGCTTTCGTTAGTGTTGCAACATATATGTTTGTTGCAAACGACGAAAGTACTTCTATAGAAAATGAAAATATTAAGGAAATGGTACTTGATTTCAGTGTAGGAAATATAAAGGAAGGTCAGTCTGCATCGATTAGTTCACATCAACTAGTTGTAACAGACTCTGATGGAAGTCAGTTAAGTTATGACATTTCTAATGAGAACTTTTTTGTTTCCATCGCCCCGTATGTTGATCAAACCCACCCTTGAACGATTCATAATCTGACAGGTTGTCAGGGTGAGTTGGTAAACGAAGAGTTTGATATATATATTGAAGATGAAGATGGAAATGTGATTATGGATGAGACATCCAAATCCCATTCAAATGGGTTTATAGATTTATGGTTACCAAGAGACAAGAAGTTGCATGTAACAATTGGGCACGACGGTAAAACCGTACAGTCAAAGATATCCACATTTAAAGATGACAACACATGTATTACAACAATGCAATTAAAAGAAGTAAAGAATAGTTAG
- a CDS encoding electron transfer flavoprotein subunit alpha/FixB family protein, producing MDFKDYRGVWVFIEEKEGEVASVSLELLGAGRILADKRGVELAGILIGENNKHLANTVYEYGADLVYVYDQPIFKNYRTESYMKALLACCEDHKPEIILFGATSTGKDLASAIATDLPTGLTADTTELDVEADTGLLLASRPAFGGNIMATILCKKYRPQMATVRPKVMKALTREIGRTGKLIEKHISLNETDIRTKVLEIVRETTKKVRIDEADIVVAGGKGLGSAEGFQLIHHLADVLGGVVGASRDVVEAGWIEHHHQVGQTGLTVTPKLYFAIGISGAIQHIVGMRNSGTIIAINIDPDAAIFQSCHYGIVGDAFEIVPLLIEEFKNALPRSGVSHV from the coding sequence ATGGACTTTAAGGATTATCGAGGAGTATGGGTCTTTATTGAAGAAAAAGAGGGAGAAGTGGCTTCTGTATCATTAGAACTTTTGGGAGCTGGTCGAATCCTTGCTGATAAACGAGGTGTTGAATTAGCGGGGATATTAATTGGAGAAAACAATAAGCACCTGGCCAATACAGTTTATGAATATGGGGCTGATCTTGTTTATGTCTATGACCAACCCATATTTAAGAATTATCGAACAGAATCTTATATGAAAGCTTTATTAGCATGCTGCGAAGACCATAAACCAGAAATTATTCTTTTTGGTGCAACATCCACAGGAAAAGATCTTGCAAGTGCCATAGCTACAGACCTTCCTACAGGACTAACAGCGGACACAACAGAACTAGATGTAGAGGCAGACACTGGATTGCTGTTAGCAAGTAGACCCGCTTTTGGAGGCAATATTATGGCTACTATTTTGTGTAAAAAATATCGCCCACAAATGGCGACTGTTCGACCAAAAGTAATGAAAGCGTTAACAAGAGAGATAGGGCGGACAGGCAAACTAATTGAAAAACATATTTCCTTAAACGAAACAGATATCCGTACGAAAGTGTTAGAGATTGTGAGAGAAACAACTAAGAAGGTACGAATAGACGAGGCAGATATAGTTGTTGCGGGTGGGAAAGGTCTAGGAAGTGCTGAGGGGTTTCAGCTAATTCATCATCTGGCAGACGTGCTGGGAGGAGTAGTAGGAGCAAGTCGTGATGTAGTCGAAGCTGGTTGGATTGAGCACCATCACCAAGTTGGTCAAACAGGCTTAACTGTTACACCAAAGCTATATTTTGCGATTGGTATTTCCGGTGCGATTCAGCACATTGTTGGAATGCGAAACTCAGGTACAATTATTGCCATCAATATTGACCCTGATGCAGCCATTTTTCAGTCTTGTCATTATGGAATTGTTGGTGATGCTTTTGAAATTGTTCCTTTGTTGATTGAAGAATTTAAAAATGCTTTACCAAGATCGGGGGTTAGTCATGTCTGA
- a CDS encoding MATE family efflux transporter — MDIKKSIPHKVTLFTITWPIFIEVFLQAFMKFSDVFMLSFVSDDAVAAIGVVNQIMMFTFVLFNFTAMGSGVVVAQYMGANRPKDVSLTIANAIVINLLFGLFISAMVVLFRSQFLDLFNLAPELMNFANTYMLIVGFTLFTQALMLTISSVLQAQGFTKDVMFVVLGMNILNIIGNYLFIFGRFGVPKLGVTGVALSTATCSTLAMITLFVILYRRMEVKINWQDYFYLKIEHIKKILKIGIPAAGEHLSYNMMQIVITIFITLLGAAALATKVYTQNLLMFMVIFSMSMSKGMQIYIGQLVGAGRKDEAYHQMFRGLKIALGIALSVGVVLAISGKFLFTFFTDEAEIIATGSILLIIGVLLEPGRTSNLIIISALRAAGDAHFPVTIGILSMWGISVTMAYLLGVHLGLGLIGIWIAFLMDEWLRAVIMYKRWKSRKWEKKGLVEPIKSTA, encoded by the coding sequence GTGGACATAAAGAAATCAATCCCACATAAAGTAACACTATTCACAATTACTTGGCCTATTTTTATCGAAGTATTTTTACAAGCATTTATGAAATTTTCCGATGTATTTATGCTTAGCTTTGTTTCTGATGACGCTGTTGCAGCTATTGGTGTTGTCAATCAAATAATGATGTTTACATTTGTTCTTTTTAACTTTACAGCAATGGGTTCAGGTGTGGTCGTAGCACAGTACATGGGTGCAAATAGGCCAAAGGACGTAAGTTTAACCATTGCTAATGCCATTGTAATTAACTTATTATTCGGTCTCTTTATTAGCGCAATGGTTGTTTTGTTTCGAAGTCAATTCCTAGATTTGTTTAATTTGGCACCTGAATTAATGAACTTCGCGAATACATATATGCTTATCGTTGGGTTTACACTTTTTACACAGGCATTAATGTTAACGATTTCATCAGTTCTTCAAGCGCAAGGGTTTACAAAAGATGTAATGTTTGTTGTTTTAGGTATGAACATCTTAAATATAATTGGAAATTATCTATTTATCTTCGGTAGATTTGGTGTCCCTAAACTTGGTGTAACTGGTGTCGCACTTTCTACTGCCACATGCAGTACATTAGCCATGATCACTTTGTTTGTGATCTTATATCGTCGAATGGAAGTAAAAATCAACTGGCAGGATTATTTTTATTTGAAGATTGAACATATTAAGAAAATATTAAAAATTGGGATACCGGCTGCAGGTGAACATCTTTCGTATAATATGATGCAAATTGTTATTACAATTTTTATTACTCTGTTGGGTGCCGCAGCTTTAGCCACTAAGGTATATACACAGAACTTATTAATGTTTATGGTTATTTTTTCAATGTCTATGTCAAAAGGAATGCAAATTTATATCGGTCAACTTGTCGGAGCCGGAAGGAAGGATGAAGCTTATCATCAAATGTTCCGAGGGCTGAAAATTGCTCTAGGTATTGCTTTATCGGTCGGGGTAGTCCTTGCGATTTCCGGGAAATTTTTATTCACTTTCTTTACTGATGAAGCTGAAATAATTGCTACTGGTTCTATTCTTCTAATTATCGGAGTCCTTTTAGAGCCTGGAAGAACCTCGAATCTAATTATCATAAGTGCATTAAGGGCTGCAGGAGATGCGCATTTTCCTGTAACAATTGGCATTTTATCTATGTGGGGGATAAGTGTGACAATGGCATATTTATTAGGAGTTCACCTTGGATTAGGATTAATTGGCATATGGATTGCCTTTTTAATGGATGAGTGGCTAAGAGCTGTAATTATGTATAAACGTTGGAAAAGTCGCAAATGGGAAAAAAAAGGACTTGTCGAGCCTATAAAATCCACTGCCTAA
- a CDS encoding FAD-dependent oxidoreductase, whose product MSEKFDCIVVGAGPAGISCAFELAKGGANVLLIERGEYPGSKNVMGGVLYRKMMEDIIPDFYKEAPLERPIVEQRFMMMDKESAITVGYKGMEWGKEPYNNFTVLRAKFDQWFADKAVEQGAILVNETVVLECIVENGKVIGVRTDRPNGDVYADVVVLADGVNSLLAQSLGFHKEYKPDEVALATMEILKLDKKIIEDRFNLENNQGCTIELFGDATKGILGTGFLYTNKDSLSIGVGTLLSGLIKHKIKPYELLEYVKNHPMIRPYIQGSEPQEYLAHLIPEGGYKSMGKIVGDGVIVIGDASQLVNAIHREGSNLAMTSGRLAAETILLAKEADDFSENMLKMYRTKLMEGFVGQDMKKYKDSTHHFNKFPQYFDQYIPMINKAASQMFTVDGTSKWEKQKKIIKDIGSTREKMKIARDVYKAWKVMK is encoded by the coding sequence ATGTCTGAGAAATTTGATTGTATTGTTGTTGGAGCGGGACCCGCTGGAATTTCATGTGCTTTTGAATTAGCAAAAGGAGGAGCAAATGTACTTCTTATAGAGCGAGGGGAATATCCAGGTTCTAAAAATGTGATGGGCGGTGTTTTATATCGAAAAATGATGGAGGATATTATCCCGGATTTTTATAAAGAAGCTCCATTAGAGCGCCCTATCGTTGAGCAACGATTTATGATGATGGATAAAGAATCTGCAATAACTGTTGGTTATAAAGGAATGGAATGGGGGAAAGAACCTTACAACAATTTTACTGTTTTACGAGCAAAGTTTGATCAATGGTTTGCAGATAAGGCAGTGGAGCAAGGGGCAATTTTAGTTAACGAGACGGTTGTTTTGGAATGCATTGTAGAAAACGGAAAGGTAATAGGGGTACGAACAGACAGGCCTAATGGTGACGTCTATGCCGATGTTGTTGTATTAGCTGATGGGGTTAACTCTTTACTGGCTCAATCTCTAGGTTTTCATAAGGAATACAAGCCAGATGAAGTGGCTTTAGCTACTATGGAAATATTGAAACTCGATAAAAAAATAATTGAAGATCGATTTAATTTGGAAAATAACCAGGGGTGCACAATTGAATTATTCGGAGATGCTACAAAGGGAATTTTAGGTACTGGATTCCTTTATACCAATAAAGATTCACTCAGTATTGGTGTTGGTACACTACTCTCAGGTTTAATTAAACATAAGATCAAACCGTACGAATTACTTGAGTATGTAAAAAATCATCCAATGATTCGTCCTTACATTCAAGGAAGTGAGCCACAGGAGTATCTAGCACATCTGATTCCTGAAGGTGGTTACAAATCAATGGGGAAAATAGTTGGAGATGGAGTAATTGTCATTGGAGACGCTTCACAATTAGTGAATGCCATTCATAGAGAAGGATCAAATCTTGCAATGACATCTGGTAGACTTGCGGCAGAAACGATTTTACTAGCAAAAGAGGCCGATGATTTCTCTGAAAACATGCTTAAAATGTACCGCACTAAATTGATGGAAGGCTTTGTTGGCCAGGATATGAAGAAATATAAGGATTCGACACATCATTTTAATAAATTCCCTCAATACTTTGACCAATACATTCCAATGATAAACAAAGCTGCAAGTCAAATGTTTACTGTAGACGGCACTTCTAAATGGGAAAAGCAGAAAAAGATTATTAAAGATATTGGTTCAACTAGAGAAAAAATGAAGATTGCACGTGATGTCTATAAAGCTTGGAAGGTGATGAAATAA